From the Daphnia magna isolate NIES linkage group LG3, ASM2063170v1.1, whole genome shotgun sequence genome, one window contains:
- the LOC116918168 gene encoding FGGY carbohydrate kinase domain-containing protein, producing the protein MAVYFIGVDVGTASVRAGIFDQTGRLIKSSAHELKIWSPKGPSGNYYEQSSDNIWESCCKVIKEVVENVNPEAVAGIGFDATCSLVALDSEDKPITVSPTGENQQNVIMWMDHRASQEADVINALNHSAFQYVGGKVSLEMQLPKLLWLKRNLSESWYQTKKFMDLPDFLTWKATNSESRSLCSVVCKWNYIIDEAGYHGWPGDLFELVGLKDLLDENASPIGSNIKFPGTPQGSGLSLAVAQELGLKPGTPVATSLIDAYAGALALFACHADVPLEQRLALICGTSTCHMLSVSQPTFIDGVWGPYADVLLPGMWLLEGGQSATGKLLDHIVETHPSYPSLKERLPPNTSIPEELSRILRVMSLPTGRPLSNLTKDIHVWPDFHGNRSPLADPNMKGMVCGMTLDVSEENLALLYLATIQALCYGTRHIIDCLGRSDLEIGSLMLCGGLTKIELFAVTMADAVGLPVVLPHKKETVLLGSAMLAASASTHFASLNEAMANMGGHGRTIHPNQQDKKFHDRKYQVFMKMLQDQKEYKSIMDN; encoded by the exons ATGGCGGTTTATTTTATTGGCGTCGATGTTGGAACGGCGAG TGTACGGGCTGGTATTTTTGATCAAACTGGCCGATTAATTAAAAGTTCGGCTCACGAATTAAAAATCTGGAGTCCTAAAGGGCCAAGTGGAAACTATTATGAACAATCGTCCGACAATATTTGGGAGTCCTGCTGTAAAGTTATTAAG GAAGTTGTGGAAAACGTGAATCCAGAAGCTGTAGCTGGGATTGGATTTGATGCCACTTGTTCTTTAGTTGCTTTAGACAGTGAAGATAAACCAATAACTGTTAGCCCAACAG GAGaaaatcagcaaaatgttATCATGTGGATGGATCACAGAGCGTCTCAAGAGGCGGATGTCATTAATGCCCTAAACCACTCTGCCTTCCAGTATGTTGGAGGAAAAGTTTCTCTTGAGATGCAGCTTCCAAAACTTCTGTGGCTTAAAAGAAATCTCTCAGAAAGTTGGTaccaaaccaaaaaatttatGGACTTGCCAGACTTCCTGACGTGGAAAGCTACCAACAGTGAATCCAG GTCTTTATGTAGTGTTGTTTGCAAGTGGAACTATATTATTGATGAGGCAGGGTATCATGGTTGGCCGGGTGACTTATTTGAACTTGTAGGTTTAAAAGATCTTTTAGATGAAAATGCAAGTCCAATTG GAAGCAACATAAAATTTCCAGGCACACCTCAGGGTTCAGGCTTGTCATTAGCTGTTGCACAAGAACTTGGATTGAAACCTGGCACTCCAGTAGCTACCTCTCTTATTGATGCTTATGCGGGGGCCTTGGCACTGTTTGCTTGTCACGCAGATGTCCCACTGGAACAGAGATTGG CCCTCATTTGCGGTACTTCAACATGCCACATGCTGAGCGTTTCCCAGCCGACGTTTATCGACGGAGTATGGGGTCCGTATGCTGACGTCTTATTGCCCGGCATGTGGTTGCTGGAAGGCGGACAGAGCGCTACAGGAAAACTGTTGGACCATATCGTCGAGACCCATCCTTCTTATCCGTCGTTAAAGGAACGATTACCTCCAAACACTTCGATTCCTGAAGAACTATCTCGAATTCTTCGTGTTATGTCACTCCCCACTGGACGTCCCCTGTCGAATTTGACAAAAGATATCCATGTATGGCCGGATTTTCATGGAAATCGCTCTCCATTAGCCGATCCCAATATGAAAGGCATG GTTTGTGGTATGACGTTGGACGTGTCAGAGGAGAACTTGGCATTGCTTTATTTGGCTACCATCCAGGCTCTATGT tatGGAACTCGTCATATTATTGACTGCTTAGGTCGAAGCGATTTGGAGATTGGAAGCTTGATGCTTTGCGGTGGATTGACCAAAATTGAATTGTTCGCAGTGACTATGGCAGATGCTGTTGGTCTACCAGTCGTTCTTCCTCATAAGAAAGAAACTGTTTTACTCGGATCAGCAATGTTAGCAGCTAGCGCTTCGACGCACTTTGCCTCGCTTAATGAAGCCATGGCCAATATGGGTGGTCATGGGAGAACAATCCATCCCAATCAACAAGATAAAAA GTTTCACGATCGAAAGTATCAAGTGTTTATGAAAATGCTGCAGGACCAAAAGGAATATAAAAGCATTATGGACAACTAA
- the LOC116918170 gene encoding probable tRNA N6-adenosine threonylcarbamoyltransferase, mitochondrial — protein sequence MLNRFSMKNSSFHYNNLGCYYKFLCNMVAVGFSKSLLKSKRNERHFHTSRYLSQSLVLGIETSCDDTGAAIVDSKGNVIGEALHSQLQTHLEMGGIIPPIARDLHIENISRIVETALQNADLEIKDLSAIAATVKPGMPLSLLVGTHFAKQLCKKSNIPFIPIHHMEAHALTARMVEKVDFPFLVLLASGGHCLLAVANKIDEFLLLGESIDNAPGEVLDKVARRLKLRNLPAFSTLSGGKAIEELAKQGDATAFDFGNQPMYKYNDCSFSFSGLRAKIHRHVEREEKNHNVEADQVLPSAANLCASFQHALFGHICRRLQRGMLYVDMKQMIPEGARKLVVSGGVACNSHFRKYLSIVCAEMGYTLVCPPPKLCTDNGIMIAWNGMEKWTAGVGVAKDIDAIDIEPKATLGINMIEDVRSCNISLKKKGIKLLPKKVKC from the exons atgctcAATCGCTTCTCAATGAAAAATAGCTCATTTCATTACAATAATCTTGGATGCTACTATAAATTTTTGTGCAATATGGTAGCGGTAGGCTTTTCG AAAAGTCTACTAAAGagtaaaagaaatgaaaggcATTTTCACACATCTAGATATTTATCCCAGAGTCTTGTACTAGGGATAGAAACTAGTTGTGATGATACCGGTGCAGCAATAGTTGACTCTAAAGGAAACGTAATAGGAGAAGCCTTGCACTCTCAGCTCCAGACTCATTTGGA AATGGGTGGTATCATCCCTCCAATAGCGAGGGATCTACACATTGAAAACATCTCTAGAATTGTCGAAACAGCTTTACAAAATGCAGATTTAGAAATCAAAGATCTCAGTGCTATAGCAGCAACCGTTAAACCAGGAATGCCACTATCCCTGCTTGTAGGCACTCATTTTGCCAAACAGCTTTGCAAAAAGTCAAATATTCCATTCATCCCCATTCACCACATGGAGGCGCATGCTTTAACAGCAAGAATGGTGGAAAAA GTTGATTTCCCCTTTCTAGTCCTCTTGGCATCTGGTGGACACTGTCTACTAGCTGTGGCTAACAAAATTGATGAATTTCTACTGCTAGGAGAAAGCATTGATAATGCTCCAGGCGAAGTGCTTGATAAA gttgccaGAAGACTGAAACTACGAAACCTGCCAGCTTTTTCTACGTTATCTGGTGGAAAGGCGATCGAAGAGTTAGCTAAGCAAGGTGATGCTACGGCTTTTGATTTCGGCAACCAGCCGATGTACAAATACAACGACTG ttcttttaGTTTCTCCGGATTAAGAGCAAAAATCCACAGACATGTAGAGcgcgaagaaaaaaaccacA ACGTTGAAGCGGATCAAGTGCTACCGTCTGCTGCCAACTTGTGCGCAAGTTTCCAACACGCTCTGTTTGGTCACATTTGCAGAAGACTACAACGAGGAATGTTGTATGTCGACATGAAACAGATGATACCGGAAGGAGCAAGAAAGTTG GTCGTATCCGGAGGCGTAGCCTGCAACAGCCATTTCCGCAAATATTTGAGTATTGTCTGTGCCGAGATGGGTTACACCCTTGTTTGCCCACCGCCTAAACTTTGCACTGATAATGGAATCATGATAGCATGGAACGGTATGGAAAAATGGACGGCAGGTGTTGGAGTCGCTAAAGATATCGACGCTATCGACATCGAACCAAA GGCGACACTTGGTATCAATATGATTGAGGATGTGCGTAGTTGTAACATAtcgctgaaaaaaaaagggatcaaATTGCTACCAAAGAAAGTGAAGTGTTAG
- the LOC116918163 gene encoding LOW QUALITY PROTEIN: bumetanide-sensitive sodium-(potassium)-chloride cotransporter (The sequence of the model RefSeq protein was modified relative to this genomic sequence to represent the inferred CDS: deleted 1 base in 1 codon), whose translation MDNRAFEEGNDMHGVLEHGDIVLADVALSADKEIAKTDTEVSAQPIGYQDQVSPDTFHELPNRPPDNQQDRKQLNAGSRFHVSTTSSGIELENLQPGWVEAENSIVSEKESQPDMIRKGIIATTHSQGQERNRKMSRDVIPSIEHYRSHPQVQTTVRRPTMHELCNQISEEVSLHEFDETLANDDVKGNGEENVTESVKFGWIEGVLIRNMMSIWGVMLFLRLSWVVAQAGIGETLIIIAISTFITLVTALSMSAISTNGEIGGGGTYFVMSRVLGPEFGGSIGIIFAIANAMDCSLNVVGFAQAVQDMMMEYGGVILFDGASNDIRVIGTITMIFVCAICGLGSQYETKMKDIMFIIMLASLANFLAGSIMGPSSELEEARGFVGYSVHLLTENWEPAYSVTSGQIQNFISVFSVYFPASIGILAGANVSGDLKDPNTAIPKGTILAIVICSISYAGVAIICAATMARQATGNVMDLANGTHLNCSSSVNGTDCRSGLYYDYQAMSLVSAFAPLNYVGCIAATISSALSDFVSCPALLEVIAADKLYPYWMVGFWGKRSGTSNQPYRAFGFTFVLALAFVLIAELDMIALLISDFFLATFALMNFSTFHVSLVKPIGWRPTFKYYNTWLSLLTGILSIVSMILISLPIAVITIAIVLFFYMVVLYRKPEVNWGSSTQAQTYRAALTSIQQLVHIEEHVKNYRPQILVLTGLPNTRPALVDFAYLICKNNSLMICGNIVEEKLKFETRSKLQQKAYRYLRFTNIKGFCAVADNSNLYTGVAAMLGLAGVGKVKPNILLMGYKNNWSTCDRTALDQYVLTIHTGFEMNVGVAILRLQEGLDCSQILADIDDLILNKFPKDKKQNYQSNEWSVTSNSFGNFSTDGDTTVTSVTMLNDESKVEETEESESPNDNEGRRTLVLGVTKSKKSKRSKKLAITYRDPEGNQLPKSVMNKIIVFQKKQKKDTIDIWWLSDDGGLTLLLPVIINSRSNWSETKLRIFCTASGVHELEKEQKGMAVLLSKFRIDYSDLVIISDVDEAPKKKTKKWFDGVIRPFLQPEPNGAGPQITEQQLEMFQYKTNRHLKLRELLLDHSSDSNLVVMTLPMPRSQSLCAPLYMAWLEALTANMPPFMLVRGNQTSVLTFYV comes from the exons ATGGATAATCGGGCATTCGAAGAAGGAAACGACATGCACGGCGTACTGGAACATGGCGATATAGTACTCGCTGATGTGGCTCTTTCCGCCGACAAAGAAATAGCAAAGACGGACACTGAGGTCAGTGCGCAGCCGATAGGCTATCAAGATCAAGTCTCCCCAGACACGTTCCACGAATTGCCCAATCGACCACCTGACAACCAACAG GACAGGAAGCAATTGAACGCTGGAAGCCGATTTCACGTATCGACCACTAGCTCTGGAATTGAACTGGAAAATCTTCAGCCGGGATGGGTTGAGGCAGAAAATTCTATCGTCTCGGAAAAGGAATCACAACCAGATATGATACGAAAAGGAATCATAGCTACGACCCATTCCCAAGGCCAGGAGAGAAATCGAAAAATGAGCCGTGATGTTATTCCTAGTATAGAACATTACCGATCACATCCTCAAGTTCAAACGACAGTCAGACGGCCTACCATGCACGAGCTATGCAATCAAATCAGCGAAGAAGTATCCCTGCATGAATTCGATGAG ACATTAGCCAACGATGATGTCAAGGGAAATGGAGAAGAAAACGTAACGGAAAGTGTCAAATTCGGTTGGATCGAAGGAGTTTTGATCCGCAATATGATGAGCATCTGGGGCGTAATGCTCTTTCTAAGACTTTCATGGGTAGTGGCCCAAGCAGGAATAG GTGAAACTCTGATTATTATCGCAATTTCGACGTTCATCACTCTGGTAACGGCTTTGTCCATGTCTGCCATTTCAACCAATGGCGAGATTGGCGGGg GTGGTACTTATTTCGTCAT GTCGAGAGTGTTGGGTCCAGAGTTTGGTGGTTCGATCGGAATCATCTTCGCCATCGCTAACGCCATGGATTGCTCGCTCAACGTTGTTGGTTTCGCCCAAGCTGTACAGGACATGATGATGGAATACGGCGGAGTAATTCTTTTCGATGGTGCCTCCAACGACATCCGTGTCATAGGCACAATTACTATGATATTCGTTTGTGCCATTTGTGGTCTCGGATCCCAGTATGAAACTAAG ATGAAAGACATCATGTTCATCATTATGTTGGCTTCGTTGGCTAATTTCTTAGCTGGCAGCATTATGGGACCATCTTCCGAGTTGGAAGAAGCAAGAGGATTCGTAGGATACAGCG TGCATCTACTTACTGAAAACTGGGAGCCAGCTTATAGCGTCACTAGTGGCCAAATCCAAAACTTCATTTCCGTCTTCTCCGTTTATTTCCCGGCAAGTATCGGTATTCTTGCTGGAGCCAATGTTTCCGGTGACTTGAAG GATCCAAATACAGCTATTCCTAAAGGAACGATATTGGCCATCGTCATTTGCAGTATTTCTTACGCAGGAGTGGCTATTATCTGTGCCGCGACGATGGCACGTCAAG CTACTGGAAACGTTATGGACTTGGCAAATGGAACACATTTAAATTGCAGCTCCTCAGTGAACGGTACCGACTGTCGGAGTGGACTTTACTACGACTATCAG GCAATGTCCTTGGTGTCTGCCTTTGCCCCGCTTAATTATGTGGGTTGCATCGCGGCTACAATCAGTTCAGCCCTGTCCGATTTCGTTTCTTGTCCAGCTCTACTCGAAGTCATTGCAGCTGATAAACTATATCCTTATTGGATGGTCGGCTTTTGGGGGAAAAGATCCGGAACATCAAATCAGCCATATCGAGCATTTGGTTTCACTTTTGTTTTGGCCTTAGCTTTTGTCCTAATTG CCGAGCTGGATATGATCGCCTTGCTGATTTCGGATTTCTTTCTTGCCACGTTTGCTTTGATGAACTTTTCAACATTCCACGTTAGTTTAGTCAAACCTATTGGATGGCGACCAACTTTCAAG TATTACAACACATGGCTGAGTTTGCTGACTGGAATTCTGTCAATCGTCTCCATGATCCTCATCAGTCTTCCAATTGCAGTGATAACAATTGCcattgttctctttttctacaTGGTTGTTCTTTATCGGAAACCAG agGTGAACTGGGGATCGTCTACTCAAGCGCAAACCTACCGAGCAGCGTTGACCAGCATTCAACAACTGGTGCACATTGAAGAACACGTCAAGAACTACCGGCCACAAATTTTGGTTCTCACTGGCCTTCCCAACACTCGTCCTGCTTTGGTCGATTTCGCCTACCTTATTTGTAAGAACAATTCGCTGATGATTTGCGGCAATATCGTCGAG GAGAAATTAAAGTTTGAAACGCGATCGAAATTGCAACAAAAGGCTTACCGATATCTGCGCTTCACAAACATCAAAGGATTTTGTGCTGTGGCAGATAATTCGAATCTTTATACCGGAGTCGCTGCGATGCTGGGCCTGGCGGGCGTTGGCAAAGTGAAACCGAATATCCTGTTGATGGGATACAAAAACAACTGGTCGACCTGTGATAGAACAGCGTTGGATCAATACGTGCTGACTATACA TACTGGGTTTGAAATGAACGTAGGAGTAGCAATTCTTCGTCTACAAGAAGGGCTTGATTGCTCGCAAATCTTGGCCGATATCGACGACTTGATTCTCAATAAATTCCCCAAGgataaaaagcaaaattaCCAATCGAACGAGTGGTCGGTCACGAGTAACAGTTTTGGCAATTTCTCAACGGATGGCGACACAACCGTCACTAGCGTGACAATGT TGAACGATGAAAGCAAGGTCGAGGAAACGGAAGAATCAGAATCGCCAAATGATAACGAAGGTAGGCGCACTCTGGTCTTGGGCGTTACGAAAAGCAAAAAGAGCAAACGAAGCAAAAAACTAGCAATCACCTATAG GGATCCCGAAGGAAACCAATTGCCAAAAAGTGTAATGAACAAGATCATCGTGTTTcagaaaaaacagaaaaaggaCACGATCGACATCTGGTGGCTAAGCGATGACGGAG GTTTGACGCTTCTATTGCCTGTTATTATCAACAGTCGATCAAATTGGTCAGAGACAAAATTGCGCATTTTCTGCACGGCATCTGGTGTTCACGAActggaaaaagaacaaaaggg tATGGCAGTTTTACTGTCGAAATTTCGCATCGATTACTCTGACCTGGTGATTATTAGCGACGTTGACGAAgctccaaaaaagaaaaccaaaaagtggTTCGACGGTGTTATTCGACCCTTCCTACAACCCGAGCCAAATG GTGCAGGACCTCAGATAACCGAGCAACAACTCGAAATGTTTCAGTACAAAACT AATCGTCATCTCAAATTACGAGAACTACTGCTGGATCACTCTTCAGACTCCAATTTGGTTGTTAT GACTTTGCCGATGCCTCGAAGCCAATCTCTTTGTGCGCCGCTCTACATGGCCTGGCTGGAGGCTCTGACGGCCAACATGCCACCATTCATGCTCGTGCGAGGAAATCAGACATCCGTTCTGACATTCTATGTTTAA